ACGAGTTCTTGCGTTCGTTGACGAGCCAGGTTGAGGTAGGTCCAGTTCACCACCAGCAGCATCGTGACGATGCCGACAGTGATCAGCAGCACGGCCGAGACGCTCGCATACCCGCGCTTCCGAAGAGCGCGAGGCAGCTGGCTGCATCGACAGCAGTCTCGGTCTTTCGTGCTAGGGTGACGATGCATCATGGCGAGTGGCTACTGATTCAAAAGTGCTAGAAAAACTGGGTAAAACCTGTTGCTAGGCGCTCGAGCGACTACTGCACGTTGGCGGTCGAGATCGAGCGGGTGTTCTTCACGCCGCTGGGAACAGCGGTCGTTTCGGGGGTGCTCGAGGTGTTAGCGGGGGCCATGGGCTCGCCGCTGGCAGCCCGCGATTCACGCACGCGATCGTCGCTCATTTCCACGACGCTCACATTGCCGCCGCTCCACTTTTCCACCATGAACTTGCGTGGGGTCGGTGGCACAGGAACTTCCTTGAGGCCGAGCAGTTGGCGACGGGTGATGCTGTCGACCGTGTCGTCGGCTGGCGCTTCAGCGGCGCTGCAGAGCGAAACGCTCAGCACACCGGTCTTCTGGGCGACCATCAGCTTGTTGGCGTCGGCAGGGAGCACGGCGACAGTGATCGAGTCACCGGAGCGAGGCTGATCGCGACGCTTGTCGAGCACGATCGGATTGCCAGCAGCGGCGTCGACCACCATCACATCCTTCATCAGGGTGCGGGTGAGAACTTCGCCCAGGTCGGGGTGGGTCCCTTCGACCGTCATGCTGATGTCGACGAGATCACCTTCAGAGAGTCGCTTGCCACCCGCATCGACG
This window of the Pirellula staleyi DSM 6068 genome carries:
- the cpaB gene encoding Flp pilus assembly protein CpaB, translating into MKRISPATVTFGVMAIVLGLVAAYIVRQSLQKPPVVAKVVAPVPPAPAPIPDPGIRIVIAKHNLPKHTLVTADDVEVVFVPKTFPKLETIMKGPATAQGRITNRALPAGQVMREEYLLGIGEGLPPLAERIPAGYRAVTIEAMNVDAGGKRLSEGDLVDISMTVEGTHPDLGEVLTRTLMKDVMVVDAAAGNPIVLDKRRDQPRSGDSITVAVLPADANKLMVAQKTGVLSVSLCSAAEAPADDTVDSITRRQLLGLKEVPVPPTPRKFMVEKWSGGNVSVVEMSDDRVRESRAASGEPMAPANTSSTPETTAVPSGVKNTRSISTANVQ